TCGTCGCCGCCACTGTCACGGCGACCCCGCCGTGCAAGCTTTTCTTGGATCATGTCGCCAAGGGTAACGCCACCGGTTCGGCCGGGCGTTTTTTCGGCATCGGCCATGTAGGCACGCATCTCTTCTTTCTCGGCCGACTGCAGCATCGACCGGATCGACAGCGAGATGCGGCGCTCGCGAATGTCGACCTGCGTCACTTCGGCCTCGAGCTCCTGGCCGACCTGGAACAGATCGCGCGGATTGTCGACGCGGTCGCGGCCGAGCTGGGAGACGTGGACGAGGCCCTCGACCCCGTCCTCGATGGCCACGAACAGGCCGAAATCGGCAATGTTGGTGATCTTGCCGTGCACCCGCGATCCGACCGGATAGCGGTCGGCCATGCGGCGCCACGGATCTTCCTCGAGCTGTTTGACGCCCAGCGACAGGCGCTCGTTCGGAATGTCGATGCCGAGGACCACGCAGTGGACCTCGTCACCTTTCTTCAGGAGCTCGGACGGATGATGGACCTTCTTGGTCCAGTGCAGGTCCGAGATGTGAACGAGGCCATCGATGCCTTCCTTGACGTTCACGAAGACACCGAAGTCGGTCACGCTGGTGACCTTGCCGGTGACCTGGGTGCCGACCGGGTGCTCGATCGGCAGCATTTCCCACGGATTCGGCGTGACCTGCTTCAGCCCGAGCGAGATCCGGCGATTTTCCGGATCGAGCGACAGGACCATGACGTCGACCTCGTCGCCGACCGTGACGATCTGCGACGGGTGCGTGACCCGGCGGGTCCACGACATCTCCGAAACGTGCACGAGGCCTTCGATGCCTTCCTCGATTTCGACGAACGCACCGTAGTCGGTCAGGCTGACCACCTTGCCGCGAACGCGGCTGCCCGGGAACAGGCGGTCGGCCACCGTCACCCACGGGTCGTCGTGAAGCTGCTTGAGACCGAGCGAGATGCGATGCGAGTTGGCGTCGTACTTGAGCACGACGACTTTCACGGTGTCGCCGGGACGGACGACCTTCGACGGATGACTGACGCGCCCCCACGACATGTCCGTCACGTGAAGAAGCCCGTCGATGCCGCCGAGATCGACGAACGCGCCGTAGTCGGTCACGTTCTTGACGGTGCCTTCGAGGATGACGCCTTCTTCGAGAATCTTGAGCGTCTCGCCGCGCACGGCTTCCTGCTCTTTTTCGAGCAGCGCCTTGCGCGAGACGACGACGTTGCCGCGAGCGCGGTTGAACTTGAGGATCGTGAACTGTCCGACTTCGCCGATGTAGCGATCGAGGCTTCGCGTCGGACGCGTGTCGACGTGCGAGCCCGGAAGGAACGCGGCCACTCCGACGTCGACCTTGAGACCGCCCTTGACGCGGCCGACGATCGTACCGGTGATCGGGGTGCCTGCGTTGAATGCGTCTTCGATGACTTTCCAGACGATGTTCTGGCGTGCGCGCTGATACGAGAGGCGCAGCTCTCCGTTGTCCCCACCGGTCGACTCGACGAATACGTCGACGTCCTGGCCTTCCTCGACGAGCATGTTGCCGTCGCGGTCGCGGAACTCCCAGGCGGGAATGATTCCTTCGGACTTGTAGCCGATGTCGACGGTGACCACTTCCTGGTCGATGGAAACGATGCGGCCTTTGACGACCTCACCCGACTGGACCGAGCGTAGGGACGCTTCGAACAGATCCGAGAAGCTCTCGGACGTACTTCCTGGCTGGCTCAGCTCATTGGCGGCCTTCTCCTGTTGCATCAAAAAACGAATCCTCCGTGGTATGACGCCCGAACGGGCATCGGCGTTAGTAACGCGGCGCCGTTGCGAGTTCAAGGCAAACCGGGAAAGTCGGAGGATTCTCGCCTACTTCGGGTGCCGGCGTTTCTCGACCTCGAAGACGATGCGCGCGACGACTTCGCGAAACGGAACATTTGTCGTGTCCATCACGATTGCGTCTTTCGCACTGGCGAGAGGAGCCACTGCACGAGTGCGATCGCGGAGATCGCGCTCGGCCATTTCCTCGGCCACACGCGCGATCGTCTCCGGCGACGCAGCCTTGGCCGCAAGCTCGAGCGATCTGCGGCTTGCTCGTTCTTTGGGCTCGGCATCGAGGAAAATTTTGAGGTCTGCATCAGGAAAGATCACCGTGCCGATGTCGCGTCCCTCGGCGACAGTGCCCGGAGGCAGGACCGCTCCCCGCTGGATCGAAATGAGCGCTTTTCGAACCGACGGACACGCCGAGCTCCGGGACGCGGCCTGACTGACTTCGGGAGTGCGGATGCGGGCCGTCACATCGGTTCCGTCGAGCTCGAAGCGTCCGTCGTGGGTCTGCCGAATCGCGAGCGATCCCGCGAGGTCGCCGAGCGCGGCGTCATCGTCCGTCGCGATGCCCTTCTCCAGCGCCGCAAGCGCAATGCAGCGGTATAGGGCGCCCGAATCGAGGTACGCGAAGCCGAGCGCCGCGGCCACGGCGCGCGCCGTAGTCGATTTGCCCGCACCGGCCGGGCCGTCGATCGCCAGAA
This sequence is a window from Candidatus Limnocylindrales bacterium. Protein-coding genes within it:
- the cmk gene encoding (d)CMP kinase; this encodes MTAAAASERPFILAIDGPAGAGKSTTARAVAAALGFAYLDSGALYRCIALAALEKGIATDDDAALGDLAGSLAIRQTHDGRFELDGTDVTARIRTPEVSQAASRSSACPSVRKALISIQRGAVLPPGTVAEGRDIGTVIFPDADLKIFLDAEPKERASRRSLELAAKAASPETIARVAEEMAERDLRDRTRAVAPLASAKDAIVMDTTNVPFREVVARIVFEVEKRRHPK
- a CDS encoding 30S ribosomal protein S1, which encodes MQQEKAANELSQPGSTSESFSDLFEASLRSVQSGEVVKGRIVSIDQEVVTVDIGYKSEGIIPAWEFRDRDGNMLVEEGQDVDVFVESTGGDNGELRLSYQRARQNIVWKVIEDAFNAGTPITGTIVGRVKGGLKVDVGVAAFLPGSHVDTRPTRSLDRYIGEVGQFTILKFNRARGNVVVSRKALLEKEQEAVRGETLKILEEGVILEGTVKNVTDYGAFVDLGGIDGLLHVTDMSWGRVSHPSKVVRPGDTVKVVVLKYDANSHRISLGLKQLHDDPWVTVADRLFPGSRVRGKVVSLTDYGAFVEIEEGIEGLVHVSEMSWTRRVTHPSQIVTVGDEVDVMVLSLDPENRRISLGLKQVTPNPWEMLPIEHPVGTQVTGKVTSVTDFGVFVNVKEGIDGLVHISDLHWTKKVHHPSELLKKGDEVHCVVLGIDIPNERLSLGVKQLEEDPWRRMADRYPVGSRVHGKITNIADFGLFVAIEDGVEGLVHVSQLGRDRVDNPRDLFQVGQELEAEVTQVDIRERRISLSIRSMLQSAEKEEMRAYMADAEKTPGRTGGVTLGDMIQEKLARRGRRDSGGDES